From Psychrobacillus sp. FSL K6-2836, a single genomic window includes:
- a CDS encoding oligopeptide ABC transporter substrate-binding protein: MNKKLLALLALLLTLMLVLAACNSDDDSATPADEPEKTEEEGTGEEEAAEETEEEAEQPASEELFPVVLDNEGEAIDGGTLQVALVNDSPFQGIFSYTLYEDAYDADIMGFSSNVLFDTDGDFLISDGGIATLTVDDANNKATVKIQEGIKWSDGEPLKVEDLIQPYLIIGHPDYAGVRYDSDFQNIVGAVEYHDGKADTISGLKKVDETTLEISFNKISPAIYSGGDGLWFYAEPSHIVKDIPVTELLQSDAVRKNPVTLGAFKFDKIVPGESVQFVRNENYWKGQSKLDGVVVKTVPSTSAAKALETGEYDMALGFPTSAYENVKDLENITLLGRQELYYSYLGFKLGKYDYDASVAITNEAEAKMGDKVLRQAMGYALDVEQVNEVFYFDLRERANSLIPPVFKSFHDSSIEGYNYDAEKAIQLLDEAGYKDTDGDGLRENPKGEKLTINLAAMSGDETQEQVISYYLQNWNEVGLDVQLATGRLIEFNTFYDKVQADDPEIDIFMGAWGTGTNPSPAGLYSKTAVYNFSRYTSEELEGLLTAIDSPEAIDGEFRGNKFREWQEYMVDVSAVIPLQFRYELFPVNDRVKNYDFGYDTDFDYIDIELIADTPVK, encoded by the coding sequence ATGAATAAAAAGCTATTAGCTCTATTGGCATTGCTGTTGACACTAATGTTAGTTCTTGCCGCGTGTAATTCCGATGATGATTCAGCAACACCTGCTGATGAGCCGGAAAAAACTGAAGAAGAAGGTACAGGAGAAGAAGAAGCCGCAGAGGAAACAGAAGAAGAAGCCGAACAACCAGCTTCCGAAGAATTATTCCCGGTAGTACTTGATAATGAAGGAGAAGCTATTGACGGTGGAACTCTACAAGTAGCATTAGTAAATGATTCTCCATTCCAAGGTATTTTCTCTTATACACTATATGAGGATGCATATGATGCAGATATTATGGGCTTCTCAAGCAATGTACTATTTGACACTGACGGAGATTTCTTAATTTCTGATGGTGGTATAGCAACATTGACAGTTGATGATGCTAACAATAAAGCAACTGTTAAAATTCAAGAAGGAATTAAATGGTCTGATGGAGAGCCTCTTAAAGTGGAGGATTTAATTCAACCTTATCTAATTATCGGTCATCCAGATTATGCAGGAGTTCGTTATGATTCTGACTTCCAAAACATCGTTGGTGCTGTGGAATATCATGACGGAAAAGCAGATACAATTTCAGGTCTGAAAAAAGTGGATGAAACAACTTTAGAAATTTCATTCAATAAAATTTCACCAGCAATCTATTCAGGTGGAGACGGACTTTGGTTTTACGCTGAACCAAGTCATATTGTAAAAGATATCCCTGTTACTGAATTACTTCAAAGTGATGCAGTACGTAAAAACCCAGTTACCTTAGGGGCATTCAAATTTGATAAAATCGTTCCAGGTGAATCAGTACAATTTGTACGCAATGAGAACTACTGGAAAGGCCAATCAAAACTTGATGGTGTAGTTGTTAAAACTGTACCTAGTACATCTGCAGCAAAAGCTTTGGAAACAGGAGAATATGATATGGCTCTTGGATTCCCGACTAGTGCATATGAAAACGTAAAAGATCTTGAAAATATTACACTTCTTGGTCGTCAAGAATTGTACTACTCTTATCTAGGATTTAAACTTGGTAAGTATGACTATGATGCAAGTGTTGCAATTACAAATGAAGCAGAAGCTAAAATGGGTGACAAAGTGTTACGTCAAGCAATGGGCTATGCTTTAGATGTTGAACAGGTAAATGAAGTATTCTACTTTGATTTACGTGAACGTGCTAACTCTCTAATTCCACCAGTATTTAAATCGTTCCATGATTCATCTATCGAAGGATATAACTATGATGCAGAAAAAGCTATCCAACTTTTAGACGAAGCTGGTTATAAGGATACAGATGGCGATGGTCTTCGTGAAAACCCTAAAGGGGAAAAATTAACAATCAATCTTGCTGCAATGTCTGGTGATGAAACACAAGAACAAGTAATCTCTTACTACCTACAAAACTGGAATGAAGTTGGTTTAGATGTTCAATTAGCTACAGGCCGTCTAATCGAGTTCAACACATTCTACGATAAAGTACAAGCGGATGATCCAGAAATCGACATCTTCATGGGTGCATGGGGTACAGGTACAAACCCATCTCCAGCTGGATTATACTCTAAAACAGCAGTATATAACTTCAGCCGTTACACTTCTGAAGAGCTAGAAGGATTATTAACTGCAATCGATTCTCCAGAAGCTATTGACGGAGAGTTCCGTGGTAATAAGTTCCGTGAATGGCAAGAATATATGGTAGATGTTTCTGCAGTAATTCCATTGCAATTCCGTTACGAATTATTCCCGGTTAACGATCGTGTGAAAAACTATGACTTCGGCTATGATACAGACTTCGATTATATCGATATCGAATTAATAGCTGATACACCAGTAAAATAA
- a CDS encoding ABC transporter permease — translation MKNTEAIEPKEIKVSSPPTGFQVIAREFMKDKLAMFSLISLIIVIGGIYYWAWQIDQTQLMRISLRDKLAEPGEKFFLGADKGGRDILGQLIVGARNSLTIAIVVTLITGFVGVVIGLVCGYFGGWIDNIFMRIIDFFITIPSLMIIIVFVTIIPKYSIVEFILIMSLFLWVGTARLIRSKALSESRRDYISASKTLGTRNIVIIFKEMMPNLSSILIVDMTLNFAGNVGLETGLSFLGFGLPPSTPSLGTLVSYATDPFIMENAWWNWLPAALLILFLMLAINYVGQAIRRSADARQRLG, via the coding sequence ATGAAAAATACTGAAGCTATTGAACCAAAAGAGATAAAAGTAAGCTCTCCGCCGACAGGTTTTCAAGTAATCGCGCGGGAGTTTATGAAAGATAAATTAGCTATGTTTTCACTGATATCGTTAATCATCGTAATTGGAGGCATCTATTATTGGGCATGGCAAATCGACCAAACCCAATTGATGCGAATAAGTCTCCGAGATAAGTTAGCAGAACCAGGAGAAAAATTCTTTTTAGGTGCCGATAAAGGTGGGCGTGATATCCTTGGGCAACTAATTGTAGGTGCACGAAACTCTTTAACAATTGCGATAGTAGTAACGCTCATTACAGGTTTTGTTGGAGTTGTTATCGGACTAGTTTGTGGTTATTTTGGAGGATGGATTGATAATATCTTTATGCGAATTATTGATTTCTTCATTACAATTCCATCATTGATGATCATTATTGTATTTGTAACTATTATTCCTAAATATTCTATTGTCGAGTTTATCCTAATCATGAGTTTATTTCTCTGGGTTGGTACAGCAAGGCTGATAAGGAGTAAAGCACTCTCCGAAAGTAGAAGAGATTATATTAGTGCTTCGAAAACCTTAGGTACAAGAAATATTGTCATAATTTTTAAAGAAATGATGCCGAATTTAAGTTCTATATTAATAGTAGACATGACTTTAAACTTTGCAGGAAATGTGGGACTAGAAACTGGACTATCGTTTTTAGGATTTGGTTTACCACCTTCGACACCGAGTTTGGGGACACTTGTAAGTTATGCTACAGATCCATTCATTATGGAAAATGCATGGTGGAATTGGTTGCCGGCAGCATTATTAATCTTATTTCTTATGTTAGCGATCAATTATGTTGGTCAGGCCATTCGACGATCTGCCGATGCACGTCAACGTCTTGGTTAA
- the opp4B gene encoding oligopeptide ABC transporter permease, with product MWKTIVRRVLVMIPQLFVLSLLIFIMAKFMPGDPFTGLITPETDPARVEELRIKAGFYDPWYVQYVNWIGNAFQGDFGRSYTFNVPVSNLIAGRAINTLWLSLLSVFLLYLLAIPLGVLAGRFQDSFLDKSIVFYSFIVFAIPTFVLGLINLFFFGYELGWFPTSGTVDIKYESGSAGFVWSKFYHILLPAITYALLATTGIIQYLRSEIIDSKSMDYVRTAKSKGIPINKVYSRHIFRNSLLPIAAFLGFTITGLLGGSIFIETIFGYPGMGKLFVEAINGRDYSVITALVMLYGFLTLLGSLLSDIIMSIVDPRIRID from the coding sequence ATGTGGAAAACGATTGTTAGACGTGTTCTTGTAATGATTCCACAATTATTTGTACTTAGTCTTTTAATATTCATTATGGCAAAGTTTATGCCTGGGGATCCTTTTACTGGACTGATTACTCCAGAAACAGATCCTGCCAGAGTAGAAGAACTTCGTATTAAAGCAGGTTTCTACGATCCCTGGTATGTGCAGTATGTGAACTGGATTGGAAATGCTTTTCAAGGTGATTTTGGTCGTAGTTACACATTTAACGTGCCCGTATCGAATCTAATAGCAGGTCGTGCCATAAATACATTGTGGTTATCTTTGCTAAGTGTCTTTTTACTATACTTACTCGCTATTCCTTTAGGGGTTTTAGCAGGTAGATTTCAAGATTCTTTCCTAGATAAATCAATTGTATTTTATAGCTTTATAGTTTTTGCAATACCAACATTTGTATTAGGACTTATCAATCTGTTCTTCTTTGGTTATGAACTAGGCTGGTTCCCTACAAGTGGGACGGTGGATATTAAATACGAGTCCGGAAGTGCTGGGTTCGTATGGAGTAAGTTTTATCATATTTTATTGCCAGCAATTACGTATGCCTTGCTTGCTACTACTGGAATTATCCAGTATTTACGTTCAGAAATTATCGATTCTAAGTCGATGGATTATGTACGAACCGCTAAAAGTAAGGGAATTCCGATTAACAAAGTATACTCTCGTCATATATTCCGTAACTCGTTGTTACCCATTGCAGCATTTTTAGGTTTCACGATTACAGGACTTTTAGGTGGTTCTATCTTTATTGAAACCATTTTTGGGTATCCGGGTATGGGAAAATTGTTCGTTGAGGCTATAAACGGGCGTGATTATAGTGTAATTACAGCACTTGTTATGCTTTATGGATTCTTAACATTATTAGGAAGTCTATTATCCGATATCATCATGAGCATTGTTGACCCTCGAATTAGGATTGACTAA
- a CDS encoding ABC transporter ATP-binding protein, translated as MSFMQINDLKVHYPIRGGFFNTVVDNVHAVDGINLEFEKGKAYGLVGESGCGKSTTGKSIIGLEKITSGSIIYEGENVTNKARGRNSAYNRDIQMIFQDAHSSLNPRKRVQDIIAEPIRNFLKLSPGEERKRINELLAIVGMSEEARLKYPHEFSGGQKQRIGIARAIASNPKLIIADEPVSALDLSVQAQVLNFLKDIQDEFGLSYLFISHDLGVVKHMCDNISIMYKGRFVETGNRKDIYTNPQHIYTKRLLSAIPEVNPMDREERKKIRRAVEVDYLTNHHNYYDENGRVYDLQTISETHQVATSAQNKGGI; from the coding sequence ATGAGTTTCATGCAAATTAATGACTTAAAAGTGCATTACCCGATTCGTGGGGGATTTTTTAATACAGTAGTAGACAATGTGCATGCTGTAGATGGTATAAACCTAGAGTTTGAAAAAGGGAAAGCTTATGGGTTAGTAGGTGAATCAGGTTGTGGGAAATCCACAACTGGAAAATCTATAATTGGATTAGAAAAAATTACATCTGGAAGCATTATTTATGAAGGTGAGAATGTTACAAACAAAGCGAGAGGGCGAAATTCAGCCTATAATCGAGACATTCAAATGATATTCCAGGATGCACATTCGAGTCTAAACCCTCGTAAACGAGTGCAGGATATCATCGCAGAACCTATAAGGAATTTCTTAAAACTTTCTCCTGGTGAAGAAAGAAAAAGAATTAATGAATTACTAGCGATTGTAGGTATGAGCGAAGAAGCAAGACTTAAATATCCACATGAATTTTCAGGTGGGCAAAAGCAGCGTATCGGTATTGCAAGAGCTATAGCTAGTAATCCAAAGCTAATCATTGCGGATGAACCGGTATCGGCACTCGATTTATCGGTTCAAGCACAGGTTCTTAATTTCTTAAAAGATATCCAAGACGAATTTGGCTTAAGTTATTTATTTATATCCCATGATCTTGGAGTAGTTAAACATATGTGTGATAATATCTCGATTATGTATAAAGGTCGCTTTGTAGAGACTGGTAATAGAAAAGACATTTATACAAATCCTCAACATATATATACAAAGAGATTACTTTCAGCAATACCAGAAGTAAACCCAATGGATCGAGAAGAGCGAAAGAAAATTCGAAGAGCAGTAGAAGTAGATTATTTAACAAATCACCATAATTATTATGATGAAAATGGAAGAGTATATGATTTACAAACTATTTCCGAAACCCACCAAGTAGCAACAAGTGCTCAGAATAAAGGGGGCATATAA
- a CDS encoding ABC transporter ATP-binding protein, with protein sequence MNNLDQLLTIKDLHTGFRIKDTYYDAVDGVSVTLRKNEILAVVGESGCGKSTLATSIIGLYDHNKTRVQGEILYKGQNLALLEEEKLNNVRGEEIGMIFQDPLSALNPLMRIGEQIEEGLVYHTKMTKQERSNRVIELLKQVGIPNPERISRQFPHQLSGGMRQRVIIAIAISCKPNIIIADEPTTALDVTIQAQILDLLKELQKETGAGIVLITHDLGVVAETADRVAVMYAGQIIEEAPVEELFANPRHPYTRSLLNSIPQMNSENEKLQVIQGMVPSLVKLPRVGCRFAERIPWIPAKAHEENPTLHEVSPGHLVRCTCWQHFHFESEKGGNSL encoded by the coding sequence TTGAACAACCTAGATCAGCTTTTAACGATAAAAGACTTACATACTGGTTTTCGCATAAAGGATACATATTATGATGCGGTGGATGGTGTATCCGTAACCTTAAGAAAAAATGAAATACTTGCGGTGGTTGGTGAGTCTGGCTGTGGAAAATCTACTTTAGCAACTTCTATTATCGGATTGTACGATCATAACAAGACAAGAGTTCAAGGAGAAATTTTATATAAAGGGCAAAACCTTGCACTATTGGAAGAGGAAAAGTTAAATAATGTTCGTGGAGAAGAAATAGGAATGATTTTCCAAGACCCATTATCAGCTTTAAATCCATTAATGAGGATTGGGGAGCAGATTGAAGAAGGTCTTGTGTATCATACTAAAATGACAAAACAAGAGCGAAGTAACCGTGTAATAGAACTGTTAAAACAAGTAGGAATACCAAACCCTGAACGAATTTCTAGACAGTTTCCTCATCAGCTTTCAGGTGGGATGAGACAACGTGTTATTATCGCGATTGCCATTTCTTGTAAACCAAATATCATTATTGCTGATGAACCGACAACTGCACTTGATGTTACTATTCAGGCTCAGATTCTGGATCTGCTAAAAGAACTTCAAAAAGAAACAGGAGCAGGTATCGTATTAATCACACATGATTTAGGTGTAGTAGCTGAAACGGCAGACCGTGTTGCGGTAATGTATGCTGGTCAAATTATTGAAGAGGCCCCTGTGGAAGAATTGTTTGCAAATCCGAGACATCCATATACACGTTCTCTACTAAATTCTATTCCTCAAATGAATAGTGAGAATGAGAAACTTCAAGTAATACAGGGGATGGTTCCGTCGTTAGTAAAATTACCGAGAGTAGGATGTAGATTCGCGGAACGTATACCGTGGATTCCGGCTAAGGCACATGAGGAAAATCCAACATTGCACGAAGTATCTCCCGGACATCTTGTTAGATGTACTTGCTGGCAACATTTTCACTTTGAAAGTGAAAAAGGAGGTAATTCCCTATGA
- the fabF gene encoding beta-ketoacyl-ACP synthase II, which translates to MTKRRVVVTGLGAVTPLGNDIETTWSGIKEGKSGVGMLTRLDASQFAAKVAAEVKDFDIEKYIERKEARKMDRFTHYALAASIMAVEDANLTITEEVGLRTGVWIGSGIGGMETYEAQFRVFLEKGARRVSPFFVPMMIPDMAAGQVSIHFGAKAINSCSVTACASGTNSIGDAFKVIERGDADVMITGGAESPITHMSVAGFVSNTALTLNTDPEKASRPFDANRDGFVIGEGAGIIILEEYEHAIARGAKIYAEIIGYGSTGDAHHITAPAPGGEGAARAMKQALDDATISPEQVDYINAHGTSTPYNDHFETMAVKTVFGEHAYKLAMSSTKSMTGHLLGAAGGVEAIFTVLALKEGILPPTMNLETPDPECDLDYVPNAARNADIEFAMSNSLGFGGHNASILFKKI; encoded by the coding sequence ATGACAAAACGCAGAGTAGTAGTAACAGGCTTAGGTGCTGTTACACCACTAGGTAATGATATTGAAACAACGTGGTCGGGTATTAAAGAAGGTAAATCTGGTGTAGGTATGCTGACAAGACTAGATGCATCACAGTTTGCGGCTAAGGTTGCAGCTGAAGTAAAAGATTTTGATATTGAAAAGTATATTGAAAGAAAAGAAGCACGTAAAATGGATCGCTTTACCCATTATGCATTAGCTGCTTCAATCATGGCCGTGGAAGATGCAAATCTTACAATTACAGAAGAAGTTGGCCTTCGTACGGGTGTGTGGATTGGTTCTGGTATAGGTGGGATGGAGACGTATGAGGCTCAATTCCGTGTCTTTTTAGAAAAAGGGGCAAGACGAGTAAGTCCATTTTTTGTTCCAATGATGATTCCAGATATGGCAGCAGGTCAAGTATCTATTCATTTTGGTGCCAAGGCTATTAATTCATGTTCAGTAACAGCTTGTGCTTCTGGCACAAACTCAATTGGAGATGCATTTAAGGTGATTGAACGTGGGGATGCAGACGTAATGATTACAGGTGGAGCAGAATCTCCAATTACTCATATGTCAGTAGCAGGATTTGTATCAAATACTGCCCTTACGTTAAATACAGATCCTGAAAAAGCTTCTCGCCCATTCGATGCAAATCGTGATGGATTTGTAATTGGAGAAGGTGCAGGGATTATTATTTTAGAGGAATATGAACATGCCATAGCTCGTGGTGCGAAAATTTATGCAGAAATTATCGGATATGGTTCCACAGGTGATGCGCATCATATTACTGCTCCAGCTCCAGGAGGAGAAGGTGCCGCGCGTGCGATGAAACAAGCACTAGACGATGCTACAATTTCACCAGAGCAAGTCGATTATATTAATGCACATGGAACAAGCACACCGTATAATGATCATTTTGAAACAATGGCTGTGAAAACTGTATTTGGAGAACATGCATATAAACTTGCGATGAGTTCTACAAAGTCAATGACGGGTCATCTTTTAGGAGCTGCAGGTGGAGTGGAAGCAATCTTCACTGTATTGGCATTAAAAGAAGGAATCTTACCGCCAACGATGAATTTAGAGACGCCTGATCCTGAATGTGATTTGGATTATGTGCCAAATGCTGCAAGAAATGCCGATATCGAATTCGCTATGAGTAATTCATTAGGTTTTGGTGGACATAATGCAAGTATTTTATTCAAAAAAATATAA
- a CDS encoding beta-ketoacyl-ACP synthase III, translating to MNAGIIGLGTYAPEHVLTNEDLEKRMDTSDEWIRTMTGIEERRIAGEDENTSHMAVKAAKEAIKDAGITADQIGLIIVATVTPDRPFPSVSTMLQEQLGATNAAAMDLSAACAGFIYGLVTAKQFVETDTYSHVLVVGVEKLSKITNWEDRNTAVLFGDGAGAAVVSKVSAGRGILSFELGADGSGGKHLSQEGPHLQMNGREVFKFAVRQMGESAVNVIEKAGLDKEEIDMLIPHQANIRIMESSRERLGLPIEKMSKTIHKYGNTSSASIPLSLNEEVKNGKVKDDDTIVMVGFGGGLTWGAIALKWGK from the coding sequence ATGAATGCAGGAATAATTGGTTTAGGTACATATGCACCTGAACATGTATTGACAAATGAAGACCTTGAAAAAAGAATGGATACATCTGACGAATGGATTAGAACGATGACTGGTATAGAAGAACGAAGAATTGCGGGAGAAGATGAAAATACATCTCATATGGCTGTGAAAGCTGCAAAAGAAGCAATAAAAGATGCAGGAATTACTGCCGATCAAATTGGGTTGATAATTGTAGCAACAGTAACTCCAGATCGCCCATTTCCAAGTGTTTCAACTATGCTACAAGAACAACTTGGTGCAACAAATGCAGCGGCAATGGATTTATCGGCAGCATGTGCAGGATTTATATACGGACTAGTAACAGCGAAGCAATTTGTTGAGACAGATACTTACTCACACGTACTTGTAGTGGGAGTAGAAAAACTATCTAAAATTACTAATTGGGAAGATAGAAACACGGCAGTTCTATTTGGAGATGGTGCTGGTGCTGCAGTAGTAAGCAAAGTTTCTGCAGGACGGGGAATTTTATCATTCGAACTTGGTGCTGACGGTAGTGGTGGTAAGCATTTATCGCAAGAAGGTCCACATCTTCAAATGAACGGACGAGAAGTTTTTAAATTTGCTGTAAGGCAAATGGGTGAATCTGCGGTAAATGTAATAGAAAAAGCTGGATTAGACAAAGAAGAAATTGATATGCTAATTCCACACCAAGCAAATATTCGTATAATGGAATCGTCAAGAGAAAGACTAGGGTTACCTATTGAGAAAATGTCTAAAACCATTCACAAGTATGGTAATACATCCTCTGCTTCCATACCTCTTTCTTTAAATGAAGAAGTAAAAAATGGCAAAGTAAAAGATGATGATACAATTGTAATGGTTGGTTTTGGTGGAGGTTTAACATGGGGTGCAATTGCATTAAAATGGGGAAAATAA